Proteins encoded within one genomic window of Gadus chalcogrammus isolate NIFS_2021 chromosome 6, NIFS_Gcha_1.0, whole genome shotgun sequence:
- the LOC130384466 gene encoding B-cell receptor CD22-like isoform X2: MKTNPWTLSVLLLLAGPLGADPDWHVEYPDSFCVVEGSTATIPCSFTHPAGRRVERVVWCTNDEFCQRLVFNVYDSSSVRADRRFQYLGDRVGNCTLKIIKMVKRDTAMYRFLFQANVDKYTGPKGVIVKVTDGEDVKVRSSVTDHVVKEGGQVTLTCTSACSFHQLDVHWYRNGHALSDTGPALHLSGLTNNNTGNYTCSLDSSGQKTSAPWSLLVLVDEGRFVWHLTVSVVLKVLWAVFLLLLAGLVFAKRSAPGPEHEIVYSEVVG, translated from the exons ATGAAGACGAATCCATGGACCCTCTCTGTGCTCCTGCTGCTAGCTG GGCCGCTGG GGGCGGACCCTGACTGGCACGTGGAGTACCCTGACTCCTTCTGCGTGGTGGAGGGCTCCACCGCCACCATCCCCTGCAGCTTCACCCACCCCGCGGGGCGCCGGGTGGAGCGGGTGGTGTGGTGCACCAATGATGAGTTCTGCCAGCGCCTTGTGTTCAACGTGTACGATAGCAGCAGCGTCCGGGCTGACAGAAGGTTCCAGTACCTGGGGGACCGCGTCGGGAACTGCACCTTAAAGATCATCAAGATGGTGAAACGGGACACTGCGATGTACCGCTTCCTCTTCCAGGCCAACGTCGATAAGTACACCGGACCGAAAGGAGTCATAGTCAAGGTCACTG ATGGAGAGGATGTGAAGGTCAGAAGCTCCGTCACTGACCATGTGGTGAAAGAGGGCGGTCAGGTCACACTCACCTGTACCTCAGCCTGCTCCTTCCACCAATTGGACGTCCACTGGTACAGAAATGGCCACGCCCTATCAGATAcaggccccgccctccacctcagcGGTCTGACCAATAACAACACAGGGAATTACACCTGCTCTCTGGACTCCAGTGGGCAGAAAACCTCTGCGCCTTGGAGTCTATTGGTGTTGGTAGATGAAG GCAGGTTTGTCTGGCACCTTACGGTGTCGGTGGTGTTGAAGGTGCTGTGGGCTgtgttccttctcctcctggctGGGCTGGTCTTCGCTAAAAG GTCAGCCCCTGGACCGGAACATGAGATCGTCTACAGCGAGGTCGTTGGCTGA
- the LOC130384467 gene encoding sialic acid-binding Ig-like lectin 10, whose amino-acid sequence MKMNPWTLSVLLLLAGPLGADPDWYVEYPDSFCVVEGSTATIPCSFTHPAGRRVERVFWCTNQVFCQISTPNVYDSSIVRADSRFLYLGDLIRNCTLKIIKTEKRDTATYRFRFETNGGGFTGQKGVRVNVTDGEDVKVRSSVTDHVVKEGGQVTLTCTSACSFHQLDVHWYRNGHNLSETGPALHLSGLTNDDTGNYTCSLDSSGQNTSGPWSLLVGEYEGFRWSVHLVVAVVKGVVLAVLFLLHAGAVFAKWCTNKTKHI is encoded by the exons ATGAAGATGAATCCATGGACCCTCTCTGTGCTCCTGCTGCTAGCTG GGCCGCTGGGGGCGGACCCTGACTGGTACGTGGAGTACCCTGACTCCTTCTGCGTGGTGGAGGGCTCCACCGCCACCATCCCCTGCAGCTTCACCCACCCCGCGGGGCGCCGGGTGGAGCGGGTGTTCTGGTGCACCAATCAGGTGTTCTGCCAAATCTCCACGCCCAACGTGTACGACAGCAGCATCGTCCGGGCCGACAGCAGGTTCCTGTACCTGGGGGACCTCATCAGGAACTGCACCTTAAAGATCATCAAGACGGAGAAACGGGACACTGCAACGTACCGCTTCCGCTTCGAGACCAACGGCGGAGGGTTCACCGGACAGAAAGGAGTCAGAGTCAACGTCACTG ATGGAGAGGATGTGAAGGTCAGAAGCTCCGTCACTGACCATGTGGTGAAAGAGGGCGGTCAGGTCACACTCACCTGTACCTCAGCCTGCTCCTTCCACCAATTGGACGTCCACTGGTACAGAAACGGCCACAACCTATCAGAGAcaggccccgccctccacctcagcGGTCTGACCAATGACGACACAGGGAATTACACCTGCTCTCTGGACTCCAGTGGGCAGAACACCTCTGGGCCTTGGAGTCTATTGGTGGGGGAGTATGAAG GATTCCGCTGGTCGGTCCACCTGGTGGTTGCCGTGGTGAAGGGCGTGGTGTTGGCggttctctttctcctccatgccggGGCTGTCTTTGCTAAATGGtgcacaaacaaaaccaaacataTCTAA
- the LOC130384466 gene encoding B-cell receptor CD22-like isoform X1: protein MKTNPWTLSVLLLLAGPLGADPDWYEEYPDWADPDWHVEYPDSFCVVEGSTATIPCSFTHPAGRRVERVVWCTNDEFCQRLVFNVYDSSSVRADRRFQYLGDRVGNCTLKIIKMVKRDTAMYRFLFQANVDKYTGPKGVIVKVTDGEDVKVRSSVTDHVVKEGGQVTLTCTSACSFHQLDVHWYRNGHALSDTGPALHLSGLTNNNTGNYTCSLDSSGQKTSAPWSLLVLVDEGRFVWHLTVSVVLKVLWAVFLLLLAGLVFAKRSAPGPEHEIVYSEVVG from the exons ATGAAGACGAATCCATGGACCCTCTCTGTGCTCCTGCTGCTAGCTG GGCCGCTGGGGGCGGACCCTGACTGGTACGAGGAGTACCCTGACTGGGCGGACCCTGACTGGCACGTGGAGTACCCTGACTCCTTCTGCGTGGTGGAGGGCTCCACCGCCACCATCCCCTGCAGCTTCACCCACCCCGCGGGGCGCCGGGTGGAGCGGGTGGTGTGGTGCACCAATGATGAGTTCTGCCAGCGCCTTGTGTTCAACGTGTACGATAGCAGCAGCGTCCGGGCTGACAGAAGGTTCCAGTACCTGGGGGACCGCGTCGGGAACTGCACCTTAAAGATCATCAAGATGGTGAAACGGGACACTGCGATGTACCGCTTCCTCTTCCAGGCCAACGTCGATAAGTACACCGGACCGAAAGGAGTCATAGTCAAGGTCACTG ATGGAGAGGATGTGAAGGTCAGAAGCTCCGTCACTGACCATGTGGTGAAAGAGGGCGGTCAGGTCACACTCACCTGTACCTCAGCCTGCTCCTTCCACCAATTGGACGTCCACTGGTACAGAAATGGCCACGCCCTATCAGATAcaggccccgccctccacctcagcGGTCTGACCAATAACAACACAGGGAATTACACCTGCTCTCTGGACTCCAGTGGGCAGAAAACCTCTGCGCCTTGGAGTCTATTGGTGTTGGTAGATGAAG GCAGGTTTGTCTGGCACCTTACGGTGTCGGTGGTGTTGAAGGTGCTGTGGGCTgtgttccttctcctcctggctGGGCTGGTCTTCGCTAAAAG GTCAGCCCCTGGACCGGAACATGAGATCGTCTACAGCGAGGTCGTTGGCTGA